CTACCGGCTGATCGAGGCCCAACTGGAGCGGGCCGCGGCGGAGGGGGCCTATCGCGGGAGCACCTTCATCCTCGTGCGGGACGAGATGGCCCTCCGGGCCGTCCAGGCGCTGGCCGTCTCCGCTTTCCACGGCCCGGATGTGCCCACGCCGGTGATCCCCGTTTCGGGGGGATGCGCCGACCGGCACGCACGGGTCTTTGAGCCCTGTCGCTGCCCCGACCCCATCGCGCATCCCTTAGGGGGATCGGCAATGGGATCCATCCTCACCTTCGAGCAGGCGGCGGCCTACGCCGCCCCCGGCCTTTTCGAGGAAGGGGCGGCCACGACGATGCAGGAGGCCCTGCCGCCCCTCGCCTTCTACCCGCCCGCGCAGGAAGGGATCTTCATCGGGCATCAATACAGCCCGGAGACCGGGGATCTGACGGATGTGCCGCTGCTCATCCCCCGCGACCGCTACTCCCACGCCGCCTTCGTGGCGGACACCCGTTTTGGGAAGAGCGTTGCCGCCGAACGCCTGGCCCTGGAATCCACGGTGGCCTGGCGGATGCGGACGATTGTCCTGGACTTTGGAGCTGGCTGGCGGAAGCTGTTGAATGCCCCCCAGCTGGTCAGCCATATCGACTTCTATTCCCTCTCTCCGGGCGGCCCTCGACCTCTGCGATGGAATCCGCTCCAAATCGGGAGGCGGATCCATCCCGAGACCCAATGGCGGGCCTTCTGCGACATCTTTTCCGCCATCTCCAGAATGGGGGTCCGCCGACAGGCGCCGGAGCTCCGGGAGGCCCTCCGACAGGTTTATCTCCGCGCCGGGGTTCTGGTGGACGACCCGGCGCTCCCGCCGGAGTGGGGGACGGTCCGACCGGAGGAGGCGGAGGTCATCCGCCGGGCGCGGGCGGAGCGGGGGCTACCCGAAGAGGACCGATCCGGATGGCGGCTGGCCGATCTGGAGCCCTTCGAGCGCCAGGCCTTGGCCGTCCATCGCTCGCGATGGGTGGGGCTTTCGGACCTCTACGCCGAGGTGGAGCGAAAGCTGGCAGGGGTGCCCACCAGGGACACCACGCTCCGGGGGGTGCTGGAGGGGATCCTGTATCGGCTGCACCCCCTGGTGCAGGGGGTCGCCGCGAGGCAATACGCCCCCGGCACCGACACGGTGGTCATCGAGGATCTGGCCCTGCCCTGGGGGATGGTGATCATCGAGGGCGGTGCGGATCTCGATGAATTCAGCAAGGCGTTCCTTCTGGGTTGGCTGGCGTGGATGCTCTGGCGCGATATGGTCGCCCGTCGCCAGGCGGAGGGGCAGCAGCTACAACCGATGCAGATCGTCTTCGAGGAGGCCAACAAGATATTCAACGGTCCGCAGGCCGCCGCGGACGAGGAGGGAGAAGGAAACTACACCGCCGAGCAGTTCGCGCTGATGTGGCGCGACTCGGCGAAATACCGATGCTACCTTCACGTGATCGCCCAATC
The genomic region above belongs to Armatimonadota bacterium and contains:
- a CDS encoding serine-rich protein, with product MAHTTGSSTTTTTSVTHVPQVVSTAQSTSWSIGNAASSATTTGASVTKGESSALTLHQGVAHSGSTTTGFSEAHTFGASGGGKVGVDLGLDAGTHVSIGGSRTTGTSQAQTIGRTDTGGWASTRANSVATTGISATTTGTSSFSSHGGGTVVSVTPAHDIVSTSTSVSSFSSETTSHAVTRGTADTTSHAETRGTADTTGEAWGSFSATTHSYSHGRSWAETWGRADTYGEATTTSESSGTADTVGRTDGVARGQQMGEGTVGGWSFGMVPTWSIGRSWQTEEDAFDQLARLYRLIEAQLERAAAEGAYRGSTFILVRDEMALRAVQALAVSAFHGPDVPTPVIPVSGGCADRHARVFEPCRCPDPIAHPLGGSAMGSILTFEQAAAYAAPGLFEEGAATTMQEALPPLAFYPPAQEGIFIGHQYSPETGDLTDVPLLIPRDRYSHAAFVADTRFGKSVAAERLALESTVAWRMRTIVLDFGAGWRKLLNAPQLVSHIDFYSLSPGGPRPLRWNPLQIGRRIHPETQWRAFCDIFSAISRMGVRRQAPELREALRQVYLRAGVLVDDPALPPEWGTVRPEEAEVIRRARAERGLPEEDRSGWRLADLEPFERQALAVHRSRWVGLSDLYAEVERKLAGVPTRDTTLRGVLEGILYRLHPLVQGVAARQYAPGTDTVVIEDLALPWGMVIIEGGADLDEFSKAFLLGWLAWMLWRDMVARRQAEGQQLQPMQIVFEEANKIFNGPQAAADEEGEGNYTAEQFALMWRDSAKYRCYLHVIAQSPSLLPRGILSSCSLVFVGQLKDPQDAKIAMAMLERSEIGFVDEPYRRLIRRLGVGQFLCRLAYGEMSQLEPILIRPAMIRLQEPTDEEIRRMFS